A window of the Paracoccus sp. MC1862 genome harbors these coding sequences:
- a CDS encoding transposase: MPSGGASTPSTEPIEGTLSQAVRRFGLRRCRYLGQAKTHLQHVLTAAAMNLVRVDAWLRSQPRARMRQSRLATLLTAA; the protein is encoded by the coding sequence ATGCCGTCGGGAGGGGCATCCACGCCATCAACAGAGCCGATCGAAGGCACCCTGTCGCAGGCCGTCCGCCGCTTCGGCTTGCGCCGCTGCCGTTATCTCGGACAGGCCAAGACCCATCTTCAGCACGTCCTCACCGCGGCAGCGATGAACCTGGTGCGTGTCGACGCATGGCTGCGCAGCCAGCCTCGGGCTCGGATGCGTCAGTCCCGGCTAGCCACGCTGCTCACAGCTGCATAA
- the lysM gene encoding peptidoglycan-binding protein LysM, protein MSLWDFVKDAGKSVFGEAQAAEPQTAPKQATPQAAPQASSHAAPKAAPEPVPSRDDADTRRKLDALNAEVAALGLDSGDVRLHLKGDTVTVVSKGADRATMEKLILAVGNVKGIARVEADLPEDAAASRTMEPVFHEVETGDNLSKIARKYLGDANRYQEIFEANKPMLSDPDKIYPGQKLRIPQS, encoded by the coding sequence ATGAGTTTGTGGGATTTTGTGAAAGACGCCGGCAAGTCGGTCTTTGGCGAGGCGCAGGCTGCCGAGCCGCAGACGGCACCGAAGCAGGCGACGCCTCAGGCCGCTCCGCAAGCATCCTCGCACGCCGCGCCGAAAGCCGCGCCCGAACCGGTCCCTTCCCGCGATGACGCCGACACCAGACGCAAGCTCGACGCGCTGAATGCCGAGGTGGCAGCACTGGGGCTGGACTCGGGCGATGTCCGGCTTCACCTGAAGGGTGACACGGTCACGGTTGTCAGCAAGGGCGCGGATCGGGCCACAATGGAAAAGTTGATCCTCGCGGTTGGCAACGTCAAAGGCATCGCACGAGTCGAAGCTGACCTGCCCGAGGATGCCGCCGCCTCCAGGACGATGGAACCCGTGTTCCATGAAGTCGAGACCGGCGATAACCTGTCGAAGATCGCTAGGAAGTACCTGGGTGACGCCAACCGCTACCAGGAGATCTTCGAGGCAAACAAGCCAATGCTGAGCGACCCGGACAAGATTTACCCGGGGCAGAAACTGCGGATACCGCAGAGCTGA
- a CDS encoding PHB depolymerase family esterase gives MNTNDYVAEILRATGTLRSGDPAGVTAIVQNALSLAGLSGAGGGIPAGNPTPAGQAPEIVLPRENYSEIFPARTERLRKPLGEVIRSLQEGGKGLKLDGLPGLGRPLQAPELPLPEGARFLDERYSCPAGARRYRLYVPSTADEGLQGLIVMLHGCTQSPEDFAAGTGMNTLAEEHRLLVVYPAQTGGDNSMSCWNWFRPGDQMRDSGEPAIIAGLTESLRDQYAIPADRVFVAGLSAGGAMAAIMGETYPELYGAIGVHSGLAYGSANDAMSAFAVMRGQAGIAPAASGKPHGGSEAEPRLIVFHGSADTTVHPSNAERIIAGKGGSGGKTSRSEPGAAGETRGYTRLVTKRKDGTHGVESWMIDGAQHAWSGGHPSGSYTDPRGPDASAAMVRFFLDGASDLPGA, from the coding sequence ATGAACACCAATGACTACGTCGCGGAGATCCTCCGCGCGACCGGCACCCTACGCTCCGGGGATCCGGCAGGCGTGACCGCCATCGTCCAGAACGCGCTGTCCTTGGCGGGTCTGTCGGGCGCGGGGGGCGGCATCCCTGCCGGCAACCCGACACCTGCCGGGCAGGCACCTGAGATCGTGCTGCCGCGCGAGAATTACTCGGAAATCTTCCCGGCGCGGACCGAGCGGCTGCGCAAGCCATTGGGCGAGGTCATCCGCAGTTTGCAGGAAGGCGGAAAGGGACTGAAGCTCGACGGACTGCCGGGCCTCGGCCGTCCTCTGCAAGCCCCGGAACTGCCGTTGCCCGAGGGCGCCCGGTTCCTGGATGAGCGCTATTCCTGCCCGGCAGGCGCCCGCCGCTACCGGCTTTATGTTCCCTCAACCGCGGACGAAGGCCTGCAGGGCCTGATCGTGATGCTGCACGGCTGCACGCAAAGCCCCGAAGACTTCGCGGCGGGGACCGGGATGAACACGCTGGCCGAAGAACACCGGCTGCTCGTGGTCTATCCGGCGCAGACCGGCGGCGACAACTCCATGTCCTGCTGGAACTGGTTCCGGCCGGGCGACCAGATGCGCGACAGCGGCGAGCCTGCAATCATCGCGGGCCTGACCGAGAGCCTGCGCGACCAGTACGCCATCCCGGCGGATCGGGTCTTCGTGGCCGGACTGTCGGCCGGCGGCGCGATGGCGGCGATCATGGGCGAGACCTATCCCGAGCTCTATGGGGCGATCGGCGTTCACTCGGGCCTTGCCTACGGCTCGGCCAATGACGCCATGTCGGCCTTTGCGGTGATGCGCGGGCAAGCGGGGATCGCGCCAGCAGCCTCCGGGAAACCCCATGGTGGGTCGGAGGCGGAGCCGCGGCTGATCGTGTTTCACGGCAGCGCCGACACCACGGTCCACCCGTCCAATGCCGAACGGATCATTGCCGGCAAGGGCGGAAGCGGGGGGAAGACCTCCCGGTCCGAGCCCGGCGCCGCGGGAGAAACCCGCGGGTACACGCGCCTGGTCACGAAACGAAAGGACGGCACGCACGGGGTCGAGAGCTGGATGATCGATGGCGCGCAGCACGCCTGGTCGGGCGGGCACCCCAGTGGCTCCTACACCGATCCGCGCGGGCCCGACGCCTCGGCGGCCATGGTGCGCTTCTTCCTTGACGGCGCATCGGACCTGCCCGGCGCGTGA
- a CDS encoding CopG family transcriptional regulator, giving the protein MSDKVVQLRDRLPETEKITINLGYVDLGRIDLLVQEGFFSNRTDFIRTAIRNQLRSQSEEVSRSVERHRLEVGLLELGAAELEAALAAGETLHVKVVGLIRIASDVTPELALQTIDSLTVLGTLQASREIKAALAARMK; this is encoded by the coding sequence ATGTCAGACAAAGTGGTGCAGTTGCGGGACCGGCTTCCCGAGACCGAGAAGATCACCATCAACCTCGGTTACGTTGACCTCGGCCGGATCGATCTGCTGGTTCAGGAAGGCTTCTTCTCGAACCGGACCGACTTTATCAGGACGGCGATCCGCAACCAGTTGCGCAGCCAGTCGGAAGAGGTGTCGCGCTCGGTCGAGCGCCACAGGCTCGAGGTCGGCCTGCTGGAGCTTGGGGCGGCCGAACTGGAGGCCGCTCTGGCTGCAGGCGAAACGCTTCATGTCAAGGTCGTGGGCCTCATCCGCATCGCCTCCGATGTCACACCGGAACTTGCGCTGCAGACGATCGACTCGCTGACGGTGCTGGGTACGCTGCAGGCAAGCCGAGAGATCAAGGCCGCCTTGGCCGCGAGAATGAAATAG
- a CDS encoding hemerythrin domain-containing protein, with translation MTTIQQLMQTGQLKANEIFAKLAETPLAARTRDRLVSDLKVEFDRQAEFEEQRLLPVLRENRETKDLVAAALNDNQQMRKLLGEIERSPRDGEAFGTKVAEFRDLFQRRFRDDRNEILPAVVKALSDAEAGTAASKTEGGTTGITPARRAGGRENPMTDAARQSGEIMKAGMDVVQQGAQVARRAMGAGTDAAGGRDRGLQPTAVLGELQETAREAGSVGNSMMALLNEQALQALQVQTSMAAGRIRTLAEMAQMQSAFMAGSFQRMGQINDRYLAFLRGWGTIPSFPSARR, from the coding sequence ATGACCACCATCCAGCAGCTGATGCAGACCGGCCAGCTCAAGGCCAACGAGATCTTCGCGAAGCTCGCCGAAACTCCTCTGGCAGCCAGGACACGCGACCGGCTGGTCTCCGACCTGAAGGTCGAGTTCGACCGCCAGGCCGAGTTCGAGGAACAGCGTCTCCTTCCGGTGCTGAGAGAGAACAGGGAGACGAAGGACCTCGTGGCCGCGGCGCTGAACGACAACCAGCAGATGCGCAAGCTCCTCGGCGAGATCGAGCGCAGCCCGAGGGACGGCGAGGCGTTCGGCACCAAGGTCGCCGAGTTCCGGGACCTGTTCCAGCGGCGCTTTCGTGACGACAGGAACGAGATCCTGCCGGCCGTCGTGAAGGCGCTGAGCGACGCGGAGGCCGGCACCGCCGCCAGCAAGACCGAAGGCGGGACAACCGGGATCACGCCGGCGCGCCGCGCGGGCGGGCGAGAGAACCCGATGACGGACGCCGCGCGCCAGAGCGGGGAGATCATGAAGGCCGGCATGGATGTGGTGCAACAAGGCGCCCAGGTGGCACGCAGGGCCATGGGAGCCGGCACCGATGCGGCTGGCGGAAGGGACCGGGGGCTTCAGCCCACGGCTGTTCTCGGGGAACTGCAGGAAACGGCCCGCGAGGCGGGCTCTGTCGGCAATTCGATGATGGCGCTGCTCAACGAGCAGGCGCTGCAGGCGCTGCAGGTCCAGACCTCGATGGCGGCCGGCCGCATCCGGACGCTGGCAGAAATGGCCCAGATGCAAAGCGCCTTCATGGCCGGCAGCTTCCAGCGGATGGGGCAGATCAACGACCGCTACCTTGCTTTCCTCCGCGGCTGGGGGACCATCCCGTCCTTCCCGTCCGCCCGTCGCTGA
- a CDS encoding YsnF/AvaK domain-containing protein, translating to MSKQSRPARHAVSAPPAQIIPIVEEQALVLKRKTLTEGVRVRTVVREDEALIDEPVVRETVEVERVPLGRWVDGPVPVRQEGDITIVTLVEEVVVVEKRLRATEEIRITRRKDTEQHSETVTLRHEEAVIEHLNANGDSHDPD from the coding sequence ATGTCGAAGCAATCCAGACCCGCGCGGCATGCCGTTTCCGCGCCCCCTGCCCAGATCATCCCGATCGTCGAGGAGCAGGCCCTTGTCCTCAAGCGCAAGACGCTGACCGAAGGCGTTCGTGTCCGCACGGTGGTGCGCGAGGACGAGGCGCTGATCGACGAGCCCGTCGTCCGCGAGACCGTCGAGGTCGAGCGGGTGCCGCTCGGCCGATGGGTGGATGGTCCGGTTCCGGTGCGGCAGGAGGGCGACATCACGATCGTCACGCTCGTCGAAGAGGTCGTGGTGGTCGAGAAGCGCCTGCGCGCGACCGAGGAGATCCGCATCACCCGGCGCAAGGACACCGAACAGCATTCCGAGACCGTCACGCTGCGCCATGAGGAAGCCGTCATCGAACACCTGAACGCCAACGGCGACAGCCACGACCCGGACTGA
- a CDS encoding YsnF/AvaK domain-containing protein has product MTTVINAYADQKIADMAVAALRKEGLSDQQARILGGDTKALLRELSEYGFADADAQAYAEAVEQGQTLVIASISEERADWALSIMDRILSDHGSLKESSAGSVPIVEEELSVSKARSANGGVRVTSRVVETPVEETVTLTTETVGVKRHAANRVLEDDEAAAVFEEKTVEMMGTQEEVEVRKEARVVGEVELTKEVEAHQKTIKDTVRKTEVEVEEVGVRATKK; this is encoded by the coding sequence ATGACAACCGTCATAAACGCCTATGCCGACCAGAAGATCGCCGACATGGCCGTCGCCGCCCTCCGCAAGGAAGGGCTCAGCGACCAGCAGGCCCGCATCCTCGGCGGCGACACCAAGGCGCTTCTGCGCGAGCTTTCCGAGTACGGCTTCGCGGATGCCGACGCCCAAGCCTATGCCGAGGCGGTCGAGCAGGGCCAGACGCTGGTCATCGCCAGCATCTCCGAAGAGCGGGCCGACTGGGCGCTGTCCATCATGGACCGCATCCTGTCGGACCATGGCAGCCTCAAGGAAAGCAGCGCTGGCTCGGTGCCGATCGTCGAGGAAGAGCTTTCGGTCAGCAAGGCCCGGAGCGCCAACGGCGGTGTCCGCGTGACCTCGCGCGTCGTCGAGACGCCGGTCGAGGAAACCGTCACCCTGACAACCGAGACCGTGGGGGTGAAGCGTCACGCCGCCAATCGCGTGCTGGAGGACGACGAGGCCGCTGCCGTCTTCGAGGAAAAGACCGTCGAGATGATGGGCACCCAGGAAGAGGTCGAGGTGCGCAAGGAAGCCCGGGTCGTGGGCGAGGTCGAACTCACCAAAGAGGTCGAGGCGCATCAGAAGACCATCAAGGACACGGTCCGCAAGACCGAGGTCGAGGTCGAGGAAGTCGGCGTCCGCGCCACGAAGAAGTAA
- a CDS encoding calcium-binding protein yields the protein MTGQIFIEANDVELFGLPSGATHLYLVFRDNNGEEYVIRSGPERPYLPWFGDMKVETNIPIVDSADDRDGDTPAERLSTPLDFPGLTDDQAWAIMVKYARMIDRVDNGYEVFGENSNAFIGAMLAAAGGDPSAMLPTGVSRGEALGIANYRDIMNDVPPPADGIVRGTSGADRINGIQIDEVIAVGAGNDIVHGGRGDDRINGGADSDWLFGETGDDTLNGETGADRLYGMIGNDILRGGGGADLLDGGSGINTLLGGADADVFQFTQGSAGRIGDFEDGVDQLRIRTGAAVAYEDLVITSFGTSDQHTRITCENIMIELLNVERALIDARDMDLLLV from the coding sequence ATGACTGGACAGATCTTCATCGAGGCGAATGATGTCGAGCTCTTCGGCTTGCCGTCGGGTGCGACGCATCTCTACCTCGTCTTCCGGGACAACAACGGCGAGGAATATGTGATCCGCTCTGGGCCGGAGCGTCCGTATTTGCCGTGGTTCGGTGACATGAAGGTCGAGACCAACATCCCCATTGTCGACTCTGCCGATGACCGCGACGGCGACACGCCGGCCGAGCGCTTGAGCACACCGCTCGACTTCCCTGGGCTGACCGACGATCAGGCTTGGGCGATCATGGTCAAGTACGCGCGCATGATCGACAGGGTTGATAATGGCTACGAGGTTTTCGGTGAAAACTCCAACGCCTTCATCGGCGCGATGCTGGCTGCAGCCGGTGGCGACCCCTCGGCGATGCTGCCGACTGGCGTAAGCCGCGGGGAGGCGCTGGGGATCGCGAACTATCGCGACATCATGAACGATGTGCCGCCTCCCGCCGACGGCATCGTGCGTGGCACGTCGGGGGCAGACCGGATCAACGGCATCCAGATCGACGAGGTGATCGCCGTCGGGGCGGGGAACGACATCGTCCATGGCGGGCGCGGCGACGACCGCATCAATGGCGGCGCGGATAGCGACTGGCTTTTCGGCGAGACGGGCGACGACACGCTGAATGGCGAGACAGGGGCCGACAGGCTTTACGGGATGATCGGCAACGACATCCTGCGGGGCGGGGGTGGAGCCGACCTTCTCGACGGTGGGTCGGGCATAAACACGCTTCTCGGCGGGGCGGACGCCGATGTGTTCCAGTTCACCCAAGGCTCCGCTGGCCGTATCGGTGACTTCGAGGATGGGGTGGACCAGCTTCGCATCCGAACCGGGGCCGCCGTCGCCTATGAGGATCTTGTCATCACCAGCTTCGGAACCTCGGACCAGCATACCCGCATCACATGCGAAAACATCATGATCGAGTTGCTGAACGTCGAGCGCGCCCTGATCGATGCGCGCGACATGGACCTGTTGCTGGTCTGA
- a CDS encoding SGNH/GDSL hydrolase family protein, which produces MSALATSRVTGPVHFFGDSLTDNGNLFELAQGLVAQSALLSYVGTDGRLSDGPTYAEYVDDLLGVPQGRNYALAGAEAAGTQRMGDLFTELRFTDALLVPETDPRLDLDTNIGAQADRFGADMAGTRLTDATGFILAGSNDFFNIRSPSDGPAIVTAAVQGTLSAATDLLGFGMGEVVISTLPVPLFFPALRAGDPAQAAQSVALSAAHTAALRQGVEALQAQGQDVRLLDIQPITRALLEDPSGFGLIAPWNLTLETAPPDALARYDDDQVAFWNPVHPTTATHGIMGAYTAFGLEHDPTELTDGSDFVTTGRGADLVLGLQGNDVISLGRGNDIAFGGSGRDSILAGHGNDLVSGGSGKDLLIGQQGRDVLAGGEGSDWIFGGQGRNVLIDGLGSDRCWGGDGADQFLFTQAELIGGTTGTDSDVFVGGSGIDTLWLVLGSDTARELGTDLTGCDPRAALAALDIRVMGIEEVRVIEGRDGLAALSGEAWYQQADIWGLV; this is translated from the coding sequence ATGAGTGCTTTAGCCACTTCACGCGTGACAGGGCCAGTCCATTTCTTCGGTGACAGCCTCACCGACAACGGCAATCTGTTCGAACTGGCCCAGGGTCTTGTCGCTCAATCCGCCCTCCTCTCCTATGTCGGGACGGATGGACGGCTCAGCGACGGGCCCACCTATGCCGAGTATGTCGACGATCTGCTCGGGGTGCCCCAAGGCCGAAACTATGCCTTGGCCGGCGCCGAAGCGGCAGGCACCCAGCGCATGGGGGATCTCTTCACCGAGTTGCGCTTCACGGACGCCCTGCTGGTACCCGAGACCGATCCCCGGCTGGATCTGGACACCAATATCGGCGCCCAGGCCGACCGCTTCGGAGCCGACATGGCCGGCACCCGGTTGACCGACGCGACGGGGTTCATCCTTGCAGGAAGCAACGATTTCTTCAACATCCGGAGCCCCTCTGACGGACCTGCCATTGTAACAGCAGCAGTCCAGGGCACCCTGTCGGCCGCGACCGATCTGCTTGGCTTCGGCATGGGAGAAGTGGTCATTTCCACCCTGCCGGTGCCGCTTTTCTTTCCTGCCCTGAGGGCGGGCGACCCCGCGCAGGCGGCACAGTCGGTCGCTCTCTCGGCCGCGCATACCGCTGCCCTGAGACAAGGGGTCGAGGCGCTCCAGGCTCAGGGACAGGACGTGCGGCTTCTCGATATCCAGCCGATCACACGGGCCCTGCTGGAGGATCCCTCGGGCTTTGGCCTGATCGCGCCCTGGAACCTCACGCTCGAGACCGCGCCTCCTGACGCGCTGGCCCGGTATGATGATGACCAGGTGGCCTTCTGGAACCCGGTGCATCCCACCACGGCCACCCACGGGATCATGGGCGCCTACACCGCCTTCGGGCTCGAGCATGACCCGACCGAACTGACGGATGGTTCGGACTTCGTGACGACCGGGAGAGGCGCCGATCTGGTGCTGGGGCTGCAGGGGAACGACGTCATCAGTCTCGGGCGTGGGAACGACATCGCCTTTGGTGGCAGCGGCCGCGACAGCATCCTGGCGGGGCATGGAAATGACCTTGTGTCCGGAGGCTCGGGCAAGGATCTGCTGATAGGTCAGCAAGGCCGCGACGTTCTGGCCGGCGGCGAAGGATCGGACTGGATCTTCGGCGGCCAAGGACGGAACGTGCTGATCGACGGGTTGGGCAGCGACCGCTGCTGGGGCGGCGATGGAGCGGACCAGTTCCTGTTCACCCAAGCCGAACTGATCGGCGGAACAACAGGGACGGACTCCGACGTCTTTGTGGGCGGCAGCGGCATCGACACGCTCTGGCTCGTTCTCGGCAGCGACACCGCACGGGAACTTGGCACCGACCTGACAGGATGCGACCCGCGCGCGGCGCTGGCCGCTCTCGACATCAGGGTCATGGGCATCGAGGAGGTCCGGGTGATCGAGGGACGCGACGGACTCGCGGCGCTGTCCGGCGAGGCATGGTACCAGCAGGCGGATATCTGGGGGCTGGTATAA
- a CDS encoding IS256 family transposase, which translates to MKDDTTITPLHQPGSIVDPLTEIAREGARQMLAAALRAEATSFVAQFADERLPDGRQRVVRHGTGPERLIQTGIGPIPVQRQKLRDRATEVPAESRIRFTSNILPRWARRSRSLDALLPVLYLRGVSTGDFQEALTALLGADAPNLSAGVISRLTAGWQEDYDRWQRRDLSARRYVYIWADGVYLQARMEPQAECMLVIIGATPEGRKELLGFQVGVRESAQSWRELLVDLKARGLAVPPELAVGDGALGFWKAMDEAFPGTRHQRCWFHKVSNILNHFPKSMQPAVTVDLREISHAETRAGARKAIETFEGKYAAKYDRGVTCLTKDSEALLAFYDFPAEHWDHLRTSNPIESVFATVRHRTVRTKGALSQKTAKLMVFTLIRAASKTWRKLNGTNQLPRLIEGVRFTDGVAQSDADQSRAA; encoded by the coding sequence ATGAAGGACGATACCACGATCACCCCGCTTCACCAGCCTGGTTCGATTGTCGATCCGCTGACCGAGATCGCCCGTGAGGGCGCGCGCCAGATGCTGGCGGCGGCGCTCAGGGCCGAGGCGACCAGCTTCGTCGCGCAGTTTGCGGACGAGCGGCTGCCTGATGGCCGCCAGCGCGTCGTGCGGCACGGCACCGGGCCGGAGCGGCTGATCCAGACCGGCATCGGGCCGATCCCGGTGCAGCGCCAGAAGCTGCGCGACCGCGCCACCGAGGTGCCGGCCGAGAGCAGGATCCGCTTCACCTCGAACATCCTGCCGCGGTGGGCGCGGCGCTCCCGCAGCCTCGACGCCCTGTTGCCGGTGCTTTATCTTCGGGGCGTTTCCACCGGAGACTTCCAGGAGGCCTTGACGGCCCTGCTCGGCGCGGACGCGCCGAACCTGTCGGCGGGCGTGATTTCGCGCCTCACGGCGGGCTGGCAGGAGGACTACGACCGCTGGCAGCGCCGTGATCTCTCGGCCCGCCGTTACGTCTACATCTGGGCCGACGGCGTCTACCTGCAGGCCAGGATGGAGCCGCAGGCCGAGTGCATGCTGGTGATCATCGGGGCAACGCCCGAGGGCAGAAAGGAGCTGCTCGGCTTCCAGGTCGGGGTGCGGGAGAGTGCCCAGAGCTGGCGCGAGTTGCTGGTCGATCTCAAGGCCCGCGGGCTCGCCGTGCCGCCGGAGCTGGCCGTCGGCGACGGCGCGCTCGGGTTTTGGAAGGCAATGGACGAGGCCTTCCCCGGCACCCGTCACCAGCGCTGCTGGTTCCACAAGGTCTCCAATATCCTCAACCATTTTCCGAAGTCCATGCAACCCGCCGTTACCGTCGACCTGCGCGAGATCTCGCATGCCGAAACCCGCGCCGGGGCGCGGAAGGCCATCGAGACCTTCGAGGGAAAATACGCCGCCAAATACGATCGTGGCGTGACGTGCCTGACCAAGGACAGCGAGGCCTTGCTGGCCTTCTACGACTTCCCGGCCGAGCACTGGGACCATCTGCGCACATCGAACCCGATCGAGAGCGTGTTCGCCACCGTCCGTCACCGCACCGTCCGGACGAAGGGCGCGCTGTCGCAGAAGACCGCGAAGCTGATGGTCTTCACCCTGATCAGAGCGGCATCGAAGACATGGCGCAAGCTCAACGGCACAAACCAGTTGCCCCGCCTCATCGAAGGCGTCAGATTCACCGACGGCGTCGCTCAATCCGACGCCGACCAAAGCCGCGCCGCCTGA
- a CDS encoding ISNCY family transposase, whose protein sequence is MGWLVMSERELNRIEVLSEVETGRLRAEDAAGLLGLTRRQVFRLLARFRADGPAGLAHRARGRAPNNALSALHREQVLALVRTQYADFGPTLAAEKLAELHDIHISHETLRKWMIEDGLWVSRKQQRVLHQPRLRREALGELVQIDGSEHRWFEDRGPACTLLVFIDDATGRLMHLRFVASESTFSYFNALEGYLQEHGRPVAFHSDKHSVFRVNRTEARSGHGMTQFGRALNELNIEILCANSSHAKGRVERANRTLQDRLVKELRLAGIADMAAGNTFLPGFIAAFNTRFARIPRRSDDLHRPLNVEPERLRDIFCLRDERHVGQQLALSYDRKRIILEPNHLTLGLVGTYVDTYEFPDGRLEIRARGVSLPYRMFDKEQRVTHAAITENKRLTEVLAFIQTQQDQDPPSARRVGKQRTRYEPKGTVGPGRTPLLVKARRAQVEARTN, encoded by the coding sequence ATGGGATGGCTGGTGATGAGCGAGCGCGAGTTGAACCGGATCGAGGTGCTGTCGGAGGTTGAGACTGGCCGGTTGCGAGCCGAAGACGCCGCCGGCCTGCTCGGCCTGACCCGGCGGCAGGTATTTCGGCTGCTGGCGCGGTTTCGGGCGGATGGCCCGGCCGGGCTGGCCCACCGTGCACGCGGACGTGCGCCGAACAACGCCCTGTCTGCCCTTCATCGGGAGCAGGTGCTGGCACTCGTTCGGACGCAGTATGCCGATTTCGGTCCGACGCTTGCGGCCGAGAAGCTGGCCGAGCTGCATGACATCCATATCTCGCACGAGACCTTGCGCAAATGGATGATCGAAGACGGTTTATGGGTCTCGCGCAAGCAGCAGCGGGTGCTGCACCAGCCGCGGCTGCGGCGCGAGGCCCTGGGTGAGCTGGTCCAGATCGACGGCTCGGAGCATCGCTGGTTCGAGGATCGGGGCCCCGCCTGCACGTTGCTGGTGTTCATCGACGATGCGACCGGCCGGCTCATGCATCTCCGGTTTGTCGCCTCCGAGAGCACCTTCAGCTATTTCAATGCGCTGGAGGGCTACCTTCAGGAGCACGGCCGGCCCGTGGCCTTCCATTCGGACAAGCACAGCGTGTTTCGGGTGAACCGCACCGAGGCGCGCAGCGGCCATGGCATGACGCAATTCGGCCGGGCGCTGAACGAGCTGAACATCGAGATCCTCTGCGCCAATTCCTCGCACGCCAAGGGCCGGGTCGAGCGCGCCAATCGCACCCTGCAGGACCGTCTGGTCAAGGAACTGCGGCTTGCCGGGATCGCGGACATGGCAGCCGGCAATACGTTCCTGCCCGGCTTCATCGCGGCCTTCAATACCCGCTTCGCCCGCATCCCGCGCCGGTCGGACGATCTGCACCGTCCCCTGAACGTCGAGCCGGAGCGGCTCCGCGACATCTTCTGCCTGCGCGACGAACGCCATGTCGGCCAGCAGCTGGCGCTGTCCTACGACAGGAAGCGCATCATCCTCGAACCGAACCACCTGACGCTCGGCCTGGTCGGCACATACGTCGACACCTACGAGTTCCCGGACGGCCGGCTGGAGATCCGGGCCAGGGGCGTGTCCCTGCCCTACCGGATGTTCGACAAGGAGCAGCGCGTCACCCACGCCGCGATCACCGAGAACAAGCGCCTGACCGAGGTGCTGGCCTTCATCCAGACCCAGCAGGACCAGGACCCGCCCAGCGCGCGGCGCGTCGGCAAGCAGCGCACCCGCTATGAGCCCAAGGGCACCGTCGGACCTGGTCGCACACCTCTGCTGGTCAAGGCACGTCGAGCGCAGGTCGAAGCCAGAACGAACTGA
- a CDS encoding branched-chain amino acid ABC transporter permease, whose protein sequence is MARTSEISTAEPGSVRTMGRGAQLALLLAAGVLLIAAPFMVYPVFVMTMLCFGLFAAAFNLLLGYTGLLSFGHAAFFGGAAYFTAHAAKEWGWNPEFALAIGVLGATGLGGVIGAIAIRRQGIYFAMITLALAQMFFFFCLQVPFTHGEDGIQAVPRGHLFGFIDLSDTMTMYYFVLAIFVLGLLVIWRFVNSPFGMILKAIRENENRAISLGYATAQYKLGAFVMSAALSGLAGGLKALVMQFATLTDVDWHMSGQVVLMTLIGGIGTLLGPVVGAGIVIALQNRLATSAFPVTIITGLVFMICVMLFRRGLVGELAYSRLGRALGLRPPG, encoded by the coding sequence ATGGCCAGGACATCCGAAATCTCGACGGCCGAGCCGGGCTCGGTCCGCACCATGGGACGAGGGGCGCAGCTTGCGCTGCTGCTGGCGGCGGGGGTTCTGCTGATCGCGGCGCCCTTCATGGTCTATCCCGTCTTCGTGATGACGATGCTGTGCTTCGGGCTCTTCGCCGCGGCCTTCAACCTGCTGCTGGGCTACACGGGGCTGCTGTCCTTCGGCCATGCCGCCTTCTTCGGGGGCGCGGCCTATTTCACTGCCCATGCGGCCAAGGAATGGGGCTGGAACCCCGAATTCGCCCTGGCGATCGGCGTTCTCGGCGCCACCGGCTTGGGGGGGGTGATCGGCGCCATCGCGATCCGGCGGCAGGGCATCTACTTCGCCATGATCACCCTGGCGCTGGCGCAGATGTTCTTTTTCTTCTGCCTGCAGGTGCCCTTTACCCACGGCGAGGACGGCATCCAGGCGGTGCCGCGCGGCCATCTGTTCGGGTTCATCGACCTGAGCGACACGATGACCATGTATTACTTCGTGCTGGCCATTTTCGTGCTGGGGCTGCTGGTGATCTGGCGCTTCGTGAACTCGCCCTTCGGGATGATCCTCAAGGCCATCCGGGAAAACGAGAACCGGGCCATTTCGCTGGGCTATGCGACGGCGCAGTACAAGCTGGGCGCCTTCGTGATGTCGGCGGCCCTGTCAGGGCTGGCCGGCGGGCTGAAGGCGCTGGTGATGCAGTTCGCCACCCTGACCGACGTGGACTGGCACATGTCGGGGCAGGTGGTGCTGATGACGCTGATCGGCGGCATCGGCACGCTGCTGGGCCCGGTCGTGGGCGCGGGCATCGTGATCGCGCTGCAGAACCGGCTGGCGACCTCGGCCTTCCCGGTCACGATCATCACCGGGCTTGTCTTCATGATCTGCGTGATGCTGTTCCGGCGCGGGCTGGTGGGCGAACTGGCCTATTCCCGCCTGGGCCGGGCGCTGGGGCTGCGGCCGCCGGGCTGA